Proteins from a genomic interval of Rubinisphaera italica:
- a CDS encoding AraC family transcriptional regulator, protein MTDNSPHNFQSQFFENNPLAESLISLFDALPQTYFYVKDCQSRFVKVNHLFLENHGLTDESQALGKCDRDFHPPSLAQAYMDEDQRMMESRKALPGQVWLVLHRRRTPRWYVSTKTPLFNISGDVVGLAGAMYRIEDREELARHFHELLPVITFIEENFAESINMKEMAQLAGISSTHFNRRFRQLLHKTPLEYLRAIRTQSAQRMLTTTSRSLAEIAAASGFTDQSHLTRRFRQVTGMTPAAYRKKFRN, encoded by the coding sequence ATGACAGATAATTCACCGCATAACTTCCAGTCACAGTTTTTTGAGAATAATCCTCTGGCGGAATCCTTGATTTCGCTGTTCGATGCCCTGCCACAAACATATTTTTACGTCAAAGACTGTCAAAGTCGGTTTGTGAAGGTGAACCATTTATTTTTAGAGAACCATGGATTAACGGATGAATCACAGGCATTGGGAAAATGTGATCGAGATTTTCATCCCCCCTCGCTTGCTCAGGCGTACATGGATGAAGATCAACGGATGATGGAAAGCCGCAAGGCTTTGCCCGGTCAGGTCTGGCTGGTGCTTCACCGCAGACGCACTCCCCGTTGGTATGTTTCCACCAAAACGCCATTGTTTAATATCTCAGGGGATGTGGTCGGGCTTGCGGGTGCAATGTACAGAATTGAAGATCGCGAAGAATTAGCACGGCACTTTCACGAATTATTGCCAGTCATCACATTTATCGAAGAAAACTTTGCAGAATCGATCAATATGAAGGAGATGGCCCAACTGGCCGGAATCTCTTCAACTCATTTTAATCGACGTTTTCGCCAGTTACTGCATAAGACTCCCCTCGAATATCTCAGGGCAATTCGAACTCAAAGCGCTCAACGTATGTTGACTACAACCTCGCGCAGTCTGGCTGAGATTGCTGCCGCATCAGGCTTTACTGACCAGAGCCATTTGACCAGACGCTTCCGTCAGGTCACTGGTATGACACCTGCTGCTTACCGCAAAAAGTTCAGGAACTGA